The window GAGTGACAGTGGCACTTGGGACAAGAGCCTGGGGCAGTGGGAATGGAAAGGAATGGATACCTGagatgttttgaaagaaaatgattagGTACTGGAAACTGATTAGATGTGAGGAGATGGGTGTGGGACACAAGTGGCTGTCGCAGTAGACCCCTTAAAGAGAGATGGCATCACTAACAAATGTGGAAAGGGATGCTGGcttgaggaaagaggaagagcgTGAATTTGGACATTTTCTAAAGTGGAAATGTCTCTCTGGCATTAGATTCCATGTTGGAACAAGGCTGAAACAGACAGAAGCAGGGACAGAGGCACAAACCTGGGCAGGAGCTGACACTGTAGGCAAAGGGAATGAAGAAGCTATCTCTGAGGCAGGAGGCACACCTTCAGGTGCCAAGTCCCAGAAGCCAGGGACACAGGGAGTGTCAAACAGAGGAGGTGATTAATGGTAACAGATAACATAGGAATATACCTGCCAACATGGAAATATGGTCAGGTCATACctttagctgaaaaaaaaattataaaattatttacatagtacaaccccatttttatttaaaagtctgtaatttgaaaacacacacacacacacacacacacacacacacacacacacacacagaggcagcagtgaagaaaaatataaaaatatccaggGATGCCTGATTGGCTCAcatggttaagcggctgactctcttttttatttttaatgttaatttatgttgagggggggaagagcagagagagagggagagaatcccaagcagactccacaggaatctacttaaataaaaaataaaaagaaaaaagaatatctagcaagatttttttaagtttattttttcagagagagagagaaggtgcacaagcaggggaggggcagagagaaagggggacagaggatctgaagggggtcCGTGCtcatgtgctgacagcagggtgcccgatgtggggctcgaactcaggatcatgacctgagttaaagtaggacacttaactgactgagccactcaggcacccccagtaaGATGTTAATAGTGGGTGGTAGGATttccagtgattttttaaattaatctttgcTCTCCAAgattttataacatttctttaATGACCATAAATTACATACCTATGTCTTCAAAATTAAAGCCCTCATAATCTCAGGAGAAAGCATGCAGGAGAGGCCCTGGGGTTTGGGAGCTGGAAAGTCAAGTGCATTTGGGGAGAACACATCAGTAGCTTAGTAAGCAGGGAAGCCAGATCACAAGAAGTTCAGGAAAGATGGGCTGTGGTGAGAACAAAAATGTGGTCAACCTCAGACTGGTCACATAACCAGTTCTGTTGCCTAAAAGATGGAGGTAGGAAGGGGCAGGAATCAGgtggaaatgtttttgtttttgttttcttttgtttttttttttttttaaacagagtggCCATTTTGGGAGACAAGGATAGGACAAGTGGAAAATgctagagagagaagggaggaataaGTGGAAGGAAGGTCCCTCCTGAAGGCTAACCTGGAATTgtacagggagggaaggagtgtttttttttttttttttttccaacatttatttatttttgggacagagagagacagagcatgaacgggggaggggcagagagagagggagacacagaatcggaaacaggctccaggctctgagccatcagcccagagcccgacgcggggctcgaactcacggaccgcgagatcgtgacctggctgaagtcggacgctcaaccgactgcgccacccaggcgccccaggagtctTTAAACTTTGGGAAGAGGAAACTTAGTCCACCTCCTGAGGCTGGAAGGCAGGATGAGCCTGGACTGGCACAGGTCTGGGGTAGTAGGAAGGAGCAGGTAGCAGGCCCTGGGCGCAGGCAAGTAGCCTGTTTTCTGAGGAGCAAAGATGAGGAACCAACAGAAGTGCTAGACCCCATGCAGTCCGACAGGGGCTGCAGGAGAACTAGGGAGGGAAAGATTGCTGCTGGTCTGCCTTCTGGCTGGGTGGGGGTTGAGGGGGTGCTGAGTCCCCTTGCTTCCCTCTCCTAGTTTCCTAGAGTCTTCCCTGAGCCTTTCTGTTGCCCTCCTCCTACCTGGGCCCTCAAATCCTCGGCATTCCCACCTTAGGGATCCTGGCCCTGTGTTCTCAGGTGCATTATCTGCAATGTCCCATTGCCCTGTGGTGTGGCCTCAACCACTCTCTGGTGCTGAGCCAGGGCTCGGACTTCAGCAAGGAGCTTCTGGGCTGCGGCTGTGGGGCTGGAGGCCGCCTCCCTGGCTGGCCTAAGGGGAGTGCCTCTTTCGTGAAGCTCCACGTCAAGGTCAGAGCCAGGACACGCCAGCAGGCAACGGGGCAAGGGCAATAGAGCCAGGTGGCACACAGGACTGTAGCTGGGGCTCCTGCAAGGACCCGggggccccacccctccccccccagcacTACCCACCTCCCTTTTCCGGCCACACACCATGGCTCCTGGCTCTCTCCCTTAGCAGACCCCGCTCGCCCTCTCTGACCTCACACAACCTTGGGGCTTAGCCAGCCCTAGCTCACTTGCTGGCCCAGGGCTGGTCTGAGAGGGAGGAACACAACAGCTGGGGCTTCCTGGGAGCCCCTCAGTAAAGGCCCCTCTCAGCCACGCCCCTTCTCTCCTTTAAGGTCCCTCTGTGTGCCTGTTCCCTCTGCTCTACCAGAGAGTGCCTCTACATGCTGTCCAGCCATGACATTGAACACCATCCCACCTACCGGGACCTACCAGCCAGCAGGGTGGTGGGGACCCCCGAGCCCGGCCTGGGAGCTGGAGCACCCCAGGACCCTGGGGGGGCAGCCCGGGCCTGTGAGGAGTACCTCAGACAGATCCACAGTTGCCCCACATTGCAGGATCGGATGGAAAAGATGAAGGAGATCGTGGGTTGGATGCCCTTGATGGCTGCACAGAAAGATTTCTTCTGGGAGGCCCTGGACATGCTgcagagggctgctggaggggttggccCGGGCCCCTCAACCCCTGAGAGCTGAGCCCCTTTCCTAGTCTTACCCCTGGAGGGAGAGTCTGGCCCTGGGCCAGGAGAGTGGGATGGTAGCAATAAACATTGTATGTGcacatggggaggggtgggaattgCTAGGCTTGCCAGGGTGGGCAGGGAACCGTTTTGTAAAATGTTCAGGGGGCTGCCCGGGAGGGACCCCCAACCTGACTATCATGGACAAGAGATTTGATGGGCAAATAGAATAAAAGGCTGAAGTGAGGCCCTGTTTGGAACCCTGGGGCCTGGGAGGAAAATAAGGCAGGGGATGGGGGCCCCAATGCCCCCCAATCAGGAGGGCGATGGAAGGCAGGGGGATGGAcgaggaggcagagagagcagaagtggCTCAAGCATTCAGGTGCTGCTGAACTGACCACCTGAATCTTAGagctctctttcccctcccactCCCAAGAGTGGTCCAGGCTTCTTGACTTGAAGTCCAAGCCCCACCTTCTGGAACAATGCAGTCAACATATGCTACTCGGTCCCCTtatggatcctctgtctgtcaGACTTACTCCCATCCTGAGGGGCCACCTGCTTCTGACCTCGGTCCCTGTGAAgtcagccccctcctcccctcctctgtttaaccttccttccctcactttctcctccatcctcctcctcaCTAAGAGAGATGCTCCCTTTATCCACATCTAACCCACTCCCGgatctccaaatatttgggagGGAAAATGGGCGGGCAGAAAGAATTTTCTCCTTGGCCTAGTCTGGTCCAGGGATGCAAAGAAGACAGTAGAAATTTGAAGCGGAAAATCAGCTGGAGCAGGGGGTGGTCAGGAAGGGGGTGAGTGACTAGTTGTTGGGGGTCTAGGGAAGGACTTTCTACGGGTGCTGAGGAGGCAGGCATGGGGAGGATCATGAGGAAGGACCAGAGGCTGTGTTCACAGGATGCTTGGGTACTGGACACAGCAGGCTTCCAGATGACATTACTTGATGCCTGCATTACAGCTGAGGGTTGATGCTCCCTCTGCCCTTCGTTGCTCCACCCCCTACTTAGGCCAATATTTATGTGTCCTAGACCTAGAGAGGCCCCTGGACTCACCACTGTCCCGACTGCACTCTCCCTGTCCCGCCTTCCCCACCGCCCGCCCCGCTGGCCAGTCCCCACGCCCACACACCCGAGGCTGCCTCATCTGGCACTGATtatccctgctgctgctgctgccgctgctaaACTCAGCTGCTGCCTCGGTCTCGAGGACCCCAGCGCCTCTCCCCCCGGCCATGCTGCCTGCTGCCACTGCCTCCCTCTTGGGGCCCCTCCTCACTGCCTGGGCCCTGCTGCCTTTCGCCCAGGGCCAGACCCCCAACTACACCAGGTAGGTCTCTTGGCACCTTCCAGATAGCTTGAGTGAGCTTCAAAAGCCCTGATTCTTGGGGGTTTTGCCTGTGGATCCTTTCACTgacacaccaccccccccagaTTTCCcgcagcccccaccctcccccaggccccaagttctccctccctgctccaagACCACTGTCTCCAGCGGGGCACCACTAGCCACCATTCCCCCACCCTTTGTCCCCTGCTCTCTAAGTTTCCCCATCCTCCCAGACCCTTGGCCCCCCCCATGGAACCTGAGAGCTCCAAGACCTTCAACTTGCCTGGTATCTGGACATCTGGATTCCAGGAGGGAATTAGAGATGGTGGGGGAAGCGAGTGGGAGACTTGGGAATCAGATACTCAAGTAGTTAGCAGGAACAGGAGCAGGGCAAAGGTTGGGAGCTGGGGGACCCTGGTCTCCAGGTTCAATATGAGGGCCATCACTGCTGCTTCTcatctccccgccccctccccccccccatggccTCGTGGCTGTGTCCACATCTGGAAGTAGTTAGGCGGCTCCTGTCCCCGACTGCCAGGCAGGGCGCGAGGGGGGAGAGTGAGGAACAGCTCGAGGAGGATTCCGGGAATtcctgttggggtgggggtggggattgggGGGTGTTGCAGAGACAGCCACATGTTCCTGATCCTCTCAATCCCAGCCTGGCTGGCTGAAGCTGCCGCAGACCCCCTTTCTCCCTCATCCCCCTGGCTTCCTCCCTGGCCCCTCACCCTCATTACCCTATCCTTCCCAAGCTCTCCTCCACTCATGGCTGCCCCCTCTTCTGTTCTCCAGACCTGTGTTCCTGTGCGGAGGGGATGTGACTGGGGAGTCCGGTTACGTGGCAAGTGAGGGTTTCCCCAACCTCTACCCCCCTAATAAGGAATGCATCTGGACAATAACGGTGAGAAAGACCCTCTCATCGCTACCCCCTTGTTGAAGTCTCTGAGGCCTGACTGCTAAGAGAACCCGGGTCCACCCAGCCCCTGCCGCCCTCCTCCCTGCACCACTGCGCCCAGGGAAGtccaggccccctcccctcttcactgatggcagcagcgCCCACAGTAACATGTGGCAAAGTGTCCTCACACCTTAACTCCAGGCCTGCTCTTCTACTCCCAGTTTTATTTCTGGCCCTTGAATCTCTCCACAGACCCCAGGTCTTGTCCCCTGGGCAATGAGCTCCTGCAGAGCCCGGgccctctgctctgctccctgaTGGCATCCCTTCCTGTTCAGGCCCAGTGTCCGTATGAAATGCTTGGGGAAAGGGAAGTATCCTTTGCCTGGGTTGTGTGTGGCCTGACTTTGCAGGTCCTCTCCCCTGTCATCGTCGTCAGGTCCCTGAGGGCCAGACTGTGTCCCTTTCCTTCCGAGTCTTCGACTTCGAGCTGCACCCTGCCTGCCGTTACGATGCTCTGGAAGTCTTTGCCGGGTCTGGAACCTCCGGCCAGCGGCTTGGACGTTTCTGCGGGACCTTCCGGCCAGCGCCCTTAGTCGCCCCCGGCAACCAGGTGACCCTGAGGATGACTGCGGACGAGGGCACAGGAGGACGAGGCTTCCTGCTCTGGTACAGCGGGCGGGCCACCTCGGGCACTGGTGAGACTTCCCTCACCTTCGCCTTCCCCCTCTCCTGGCTCCGCCCCCGGcgcaggccccacccccagccttaacctacccccccccccagacaaaCCCTGCGCCCGAGAGCCTAGGGCCCCCATTACCTCCCTTACCCTTTTTCCTCACTAACTGCCccttcagtccctcctccccatcttctCTCGCCCCTCCCGCACCCACCCATCCCCTCTTCCAGGCCCCCCCCCAGGCGCGAGGCGGAAATGGGTCACCGACCCGCGGGTGGAATGGGCGGCCTGGGGTTACTGGGACGGTGAGTAACTGCCCGCCCCCGTCCGCAATCGGGCTCCCTCAGACGGGCGCGAGGGGGCACCCCCGGGCTGGGGGACTAGGTTCCCCCGACCCGGAGCCCCCTACACCCAGCCCAGGGCTCCCGATTGCGGTCCCATCACCCCCTCCTGGCGGCAGAAGCCTCCCCTAAAATGTTTAAGGCAGGGGCCTCGCCAAAGAGGCCTCTGGGGCTGTGCCCCAATTTGAGGGCGCCCTCACAGACTGAGGACTCCCAGCCTGCAAAGGGGACTTTTCCGCCGGGCGGGGGAGATGGGATCTCCCAGGGGAAGAGGAGCGAGGTGGCCGCGGGTCAGGGGGAGGGGCGAGAAGGGAGCGTGTCCAGCCAagtcctcctcccccttccaccGCCTGACTGGGCGCCCGGCTCCAAGACTCCCCTGAGCGCTGGTCCTCCAAGCCCCCTCTCTGCTAACCAACCCCCTCTTTCCTACCCCTCTTCTCATCCCCTCCCGCTGAGACCCAGACGTCCGAGCTTCCAGCACCGGCTTCCAGCCTAGAGCTCTCCTCGAGCTGACCGAGGGTCTCCaccgcctcccacccccactcctttctcccctccccagagcacCAATTTTGCGGGGGGCGGCTGGAGAAGGCCCAGGGAACCCTCACCACGCCCAACTGGCCCGAGTCTGATTATCCCCCGGGCATCAGCTGTTCCTGGCACATCATCGCTCCCCCGGACCAGGTACCGATCCCCAGCCCCGGCTGCCCTCGGGGACCCAGGCGGCGTCCTCCAGCATGCAGCCAgcagagattaattgaccatctGCTATGTCCCGACCAGTAAGCTCGCGCTGGTGGGGAGCAAAAACAGACCCAGAACTGCTtgcactcaaaaaaaaatgtaaaattacaccTGTGACGGTCTTACCAGAGTGAGGTACACGATGCTGATATATAAacggtgttgtgtgtgtgtgtgtgtgtgtgtgtgtgtgtgtgtgtgtgtgtgtgtgtaggcggTGGAGGTGGATGCTGGGTCTGTTCCTTGAGAATGAGCCAGGACTAGACCTTGCCGACGACGGCAACAGACGCCACTGAAAGGTTCCCCTGAGTGTGTGATCCTCCGAGTGGTGGTGAATGCTttagcgggggggaggggagatctcCAGGGGACGCGGGAGTGGAAAGAGGAAGCTGTGGCGAACTTCTGGGCTTCCGGAGGCGACGCggagtggaggaggagagaggtgcAGGGCTTCCGCGCCCTCAAGCCGCCCTGGGTCCTGCCGCCAGGTGATCTCGCTGACCTTCGGGAAGTTTGACCTGGAGCCCGACACCTACTGCCGCTACGACTCGGTCAGTGTGTTCAACGGAGCCGTGAGCGACGACGCCAAGAGGCTGGGGAAGTTCTGCGGCGACACCGCCCCGGGGTGAGGGGGCGGGACCTGGGTGGACGGTGGGCCGGGGCGTCTCCAATTCCCCAGGGGAAACAGTGGTGGGAACCTCGCGGCGGTTGGGAGGGGCCAGGCTTAGCTGAAGAGGCGGGATCTGAACCCGGAGCCCCCACACTGGTGGGCGGAGCTAGTAGGAAGCCAGGCAAAACGGGTCCGCGGATCCAGAGGCGAGTAGGTCCTGCGAATCAAGGAAGCTGGTACAGTCAACCCCGGGCAGAGGTCACAAGGCCCGCCTGACGCATCCCCCGCTGCCCTGCCACCCGCAGTCCCATCTCCTCGGAAGGAAACGAGCTCCTCGTCCAGTTCGTCTCTGACCTCAGTGTCACGGCCGATGGCTTCTCCGCCTCCTACAAGACCCTGCCGCGGGGTGCCGCCAAAGGAGAGCAGGCCCAGAGCGCCGGGGAGGATGCCCGGTCGGGTACCCCGATCCTCAGCCCGGGCCCCAAGCCCGGACTCCCATCTGAGGAGAAACCAAAAGCCTCGTCTGAGGCCCAGGCAACTCCGGGGGGCCCCGGTGAgtctgggaagggggaggaaggggacgcAGACTGAAGGCAGCCGTTTCAAAGGTCTCCTTTCtgaactcattcattcactcatacaTCACTCACTGGTGCCTCCTCTGAACTGGTACTGGGTGCTGGGGCCCAAAGCTGGAAAGAGCTCGGAATGGGTCCTAATCAATGAGGCCGTTATGGGGAAAGTGGCACTTCCTACCCGCTGCGTAGGTCGCCCTCCACAAACCGCGTCCCCCTCCCTCCTAGATGTGCCCAGTGTCCCCTGCCCAAAGCAGTGCCGCCGGACAGGCACCTTGCAGAGCAACTTCTGTACCAGCAACCTGGGTAAGAAGCCCCATCTCCCAGCTTTGCTCGTCCAGCAGCTCTCACCTCCCTCCGGCCCTCAAATCCCTCCTCCTGGTTCCAGCCCTGAgctggcctcctctctcctcaccGCTCACCCCCACTCTCCCACAGTGGTGACCGCAACAGTGAAGTCCATGGTTcggggcccaggggagggccTCACTGTCACTGTCAGTCTCATTGGTGCTTACAAAACCGGTGGCCTGGACCTGCCTTCTCCACTCACTGACACTCCCCTGAAGTTTTATGTGCCCTGCAAGCAGTGCCCCCCCATGAAGAAAGGTAACAGATGTGGGTGAATGGGGAGGAGGACTTTGCCTCATGAAAATGATAGAATCTGAAGGACTCTGATGAGGAGGTATATCTACAAGGTCTCAATAACACACTCTtaatccctccctcccctcccccaggagtcAGTTATCTGATGATGGGCCAGGTGGAAGAGAACAGAGGTCCTACCCTTCCTCCAGAGAGCTTCGTAGTTCTCTACCGGTCCAACCAGGACCAGATCCTCACCAACCTCAGCAAGAGGAAGTGCCCCTCCCAACCTGTCCGGGCTGCTGGGTCCCAGGCCTGAAACCCAGGCCAGCTTCCCAGCCCCTAGCCCTAGGGACTCCTTTCTTaaccaaataaatgtttcttgactGAGGAAGGGGTCACATCTCCATTTATATGGTTGGGGGGCCCATCTAGGAGAAATCATTCATTTGTTAAATGCGACAGAGGTTTACCGTAACAAAACAATCTTTCAAGAATGTAAGACCTTGTCACCCCTTTGCTCAAAACtctcccatatatattttttaagttatttgttttgagagggagaaaagggaccacaagcagggaaggggcagagaggagagccagaatcccaagcaagcaggctctgcgctgtcagcacacagcctggcccGATGCGGCGTTTCAgttcacgaccatgagatcatgaccagagccacaTCAAGAGTCGGCGCTTTAACCGACGGccccacccaggcgtccccaaactCTCCCAtattgtaaacacacacacacacacacacacgtagtgGTAACTATAGAGAGGATGGacatgttaattagcttgattgtggtctTTTCACATTGTGTATGTAAATCCAAATATCAAGTATatcttaaatgtatacaatttttatatGTCTAAGCTATCTCAGTAAAGCTATCAAAGCTTTCAAAAAGCTatcaaaagagagataaagaaaaccTCCCATAGTTTCCCATTAGtctgaaaataaaagccaaaatcctaCCGTAGACTCTGAGGCTCCAGGTGATCTGGATCtagcacctccctccccccccccccccccccccatctcatcTCTGTCTATTGTCTCCTTTGCAAGCAAGTGCTTTTCCAGTCTTGGTGACTCCGTGACCAGTTCTAGTACCCTTCTGGTTGGGGGTTTTGCCTTTGCCATCCCCTCTATCCAGAATTCTCTCCACTGATTTCTCATGGCTCATTTCCTAACTTCAATCAGATCTCAGCTCAAAGTTCATCCTAGTcacttattcatttgttcattccaaATGGCAGGCACTGTGGAatgaaccagaaaacaaaacaaagtctctgCTCTTGTGGGGAGGAGAGCACATTCTACTGGAGCggaaatacacaataaaataaacatggtgttggggcaccttggtggctcagtcagcatctgactcttgattttggctcaggtcatgatctcacagtttgtgggttcagagtctgcttgggagtctatctctgcccccaccccatttgctctctttctcaaaaataaataaacttaaaaaaataagaataagcatGGTGTCAAGTGAAACTATGCTATGAGAAAAACAGCCTAAAAGTATAAAGGGGTTCTACATTTGATGGGGTGCTCAGGGATGGCTTTGGGATAAAATGAACTTTGTTTTTGCTCTACTGCTAACCAATTATGTGGCCTGGGGTGAGATTCTTCACCTTGCTGAGGCCATTTGGTTTGTGAAAGGAGTTCACAAGATTCAGTGGGATGATGCAAGTGGCAGGGTTGGCAAACCCTACTTCCTTGTGCATATGTGAGTGATTTCTGAGTcccatgaaggaaaggaaaactcagGAGAGGAGCCGTGGGCTGACATCCTGATGCTGGCAGGCTGGGTCTGCAGACCCAGCGGGGTTCCTGCAGGACCAGCCAAAAGGGTCCTTGGCTTCCCGCAGGAAGGAAATCAAACAGGAGCCAGCAGTAGGTGAAAGCAGTTTAttgaagacagacagacagagagagagagagagagagataaggactGGGTGTCTGGAagacttggaaaggaaaagacCATGAGTCTCATCTTTTCTTGGGGTCTGGGGTTTTCACTGGCGATTGTACTCTGTGCACATGCcttctcaggcatccaggaactggtCAGAACAAGGATAGGGTCCTTCTTAAGCCACTCGTTCCCTGAGGCCTGGGGTCTTGGCGTGGAGATATCTAGTGCCAGTGGTCTGGAACAGGCACTTGATGGCCTGCCAGGTCATTCCTTAAATATCGCCTATTGTGCTGGGAGACTCCAAAGATATCATTATCTCTTTGTCCCTTACAAGGAGAACATGTGTTTTTGCATTACGAGGCATGTGTTGAGTGGGGTGGGAATACGGggtcctagcaagaatagaagccagaaaagaagcaaaggaaaaacacgGCTTTTTTCCCTGGGGttccttcagtttccctgtctcagtCAGAGTCCAACTGGAAGCAACCTCCCAACCAGTACTATGGAAAACGGCTATGATTGCTGCAGAGGCTTGTAGGAGAGCCTAGGACTAAAGTAAAGAAAGAGGGCTTCCCTGTGGGATGCTGATTCTAGTGATTTGGAGGTCTCATTGGGGAGGGAGGAACAAAGCCCGAGCTCCAATCAACCTGGGTCCCCGTCCGGTACCTCTGAGTTCCATCATTCGAGCCGGAGTCGCCCGTCAAGTTTTACGTCACTGGGATCAAACCAATCACGTCTTTAAGTGCACCAATCGGCGTATGCTTACGGCGGAAACGAGGTCGCCCTAGCCAATGACAGGGGCCGTACGGCGGAAGTGTAGAAATGGTctcttgggaagatggcagcCTCAGTCCGGCCACAAGTTGATTGGCAGGTGCGGTGACCAGAGGGTAAGCCTTACAACCCAAGCGGCTGTTTGGAGGCTGAGGTACGAAAGGGCTGCGGGCCGAGCTCAGGGAGGGTTCGGAGGCACTTATATAAAGGTCTCCGGAGAGCTAGAGAAAGGGCGGCTCCAGAGGGGGCGGTGCGGCAGGCGAGGTCTGGCCGGAGAGCACGGACGCCCGGAAAGGGCGGAGCCTGCGGCGGGGCGGGTGGAGCTTTTGGAGCTCGGGAGCCGGGCCAGGAGACGAGGCCCGGGTTGGGAGCAGCTAGGGGCAGGGTTTATGGGGTGGGCGGGACCATGAGGTggggcctggggcggggcctAAAAGGACCCGGGCCGAGCTGGAGAGGGGAAGGGTTTGGGGGGACTGGGCCTGGTCTGGAGGAGCCTCATCCAGCGGGTTTCCGACGCGGCGGCGGCAGCATCAGACCAGGCCCTGTCCCCCGATCTCATTCCgacccctttctcctctctcgcTCAACAGCTCTAGACTCCAGGCCCTGTCCCCTGGGCTCTGCCTTCGGATGTCCCACCGTACACAGCCTGCATGCGCCGTGGGGCGCCCCAGGACCAGGAGCTGGTGGGCCCGGGGGCTCCTGCGCGGGGGTCCCGGGGCGCCCCTCCTACCTCGGGACTTGTCCCGGTCCTCGTCTTTCCCCCGGACCTAGTATTCAGGGCGGACCAGCGGAGTGGACCCCGGCAGCTGCTGACCCTCTATAACC is drawn from Leopardus geoffroyi isolate Oge1 chromosome E3, O.geoffroyi_Oge1_pat1.0, whole genome shotgun sequence and contains these coding sequences:
- the PCOLCE gene encoding procollagen C-endopeptidase enhancer 1 isoform X1 translates to MLPAATASLLGPLLTAWALLPFAQGQTPNYTRPVFLCGGDVTGESGYVASEGFPNLYPPNKECIWTITVPEGQTVSLSFRVFDFELHPACRYDALEVFAGSGTSGQRLGRFCGTFRPAPLVAPGNQVTLRMTADEGTGGRGFLLWYSGRATSGTEHQFCGGRLEKAQGTLTTPNWPESDYPPGISCSWHIIAPPDQVISLTFGKFDLEPDTYCRYDSVSVFNGAVSDDAKRLGKFCGDTAPGPISSEGNELLVQFVSDLSVTADGFSASYKTLPRGAAKGEQAQSAGEDARSGTPILSPGPKPGLPSEEKPKASSEAQATPGGPDVPSVPCPKQCRRTGTLQSNFCTSNLGKKPHLPALLVQQLSPPSGPQIPPPGSSPELASSLLTAHPHSPTVVTATVKSMVRGPGEGLTVTVSLIGAYKTGGLDLPSPLTDTPLKFYVPCKQCPPMKKGVSYLMMGQVEENRGPTLPPESFVVLYRSNQDQILTNLSKRKCPSQPVRAAGSQA
- the PCOLCE gene encoding procollagen C-endopeptidase enhancer 1 isoform X2; amino-acid sequence: MLPAATASLLGPLLTAWALLPFAQGQTPNYTRPVFLCGGDVTGESGYVASEGFPNLYPPNKECIWTITVPEGQTVSLSFRVFDFELHPACRYDALEVFAGSGTSGQRLGRFCGTFRPAPLVAPGNQVTLRMTADEGTGGRGFLLWYSGRATSGTGPPPGARRKWVTDPRVEWAAWGYWDEHQFCGGRLEKAQGTLTTPNWPESDYPPGISCSWHIIAPPDQVISLTFGKFDLEPDTYCRYDSVSVFNGAVSDDAKRLGKFCGDTAPGPISSEGNELLVQFVSDLSVTADGFSASYKTLPRGAAKGEQAQSAGEDARSGTPILSPGPKPGLPSEEKPKASSEAQATPGGPDVPSVPCPKQCRRTGTLQSNFCTSNLVVTATVKSMVRGPGEGLTVTVSLIGAYKTGGLDLPSPLTDTPLKFYVPCKQCPPMKKGVSYLMMGQVEENRGPTLPPESFVVLYRSNQDQILTNLSKRKCPSQPVRAAGSQA
- the PCOLCE gene encoding procollagen C-endopeptidase enhancer 1 isoform X3 — translated: MLPAATASLLGPLLTAWALLPFAQGQTPNYTRPVFLCGGDVTGESGYVASEGFPNLYPPNKECIWTITVPEGQTVSLSFRVFDFELHPACRYDALEVFAGSGTSGQRLGRFCGTFRPAPLVAPGNQVTLRMTADEGTGGRGFLLWYSGRATSGTEHQFCGGRLEKAQGTLTTPNWPESDYPPGISCSWHIIAPPDQVISLTFGKFDLEPDTYCRYDSVSVFNGAVSDDAKRLGKFCGDTAPGPISSEGNELLVQFVSDLSVTADGFSASYKTLPRGAAKGEQAQSAGEDARSGTPILSPGPKPGLPSEEKPKASSEAQATPGGPDVPSVPCPKQCRRTGTLQSNFCTSNLVVTATVKSMVRGPGEGLTVTVSLIGAYKTGGLDLPSPLTDTPLKFYVPCKQCPPMKKGVSYLMMGQVEENRGPTLPPESFVVLYRSNQDQILTNLSKRKCPSQPVRAAGSQA